One Drosophila subobscura isolate 14011-0131.10 chromosome U, UCBerk_Dsub_1.0, whole genome shotgun sequence DNA window includes the following coding sequences:
- the LOC117901206 gene encoding transcription factor hamlet isoform X3 produces the protein MHATCRMQIKCSKCNQSFSTVTSLSKHKKFCDSTGSYRNQQPLGRHQHPLNATSTSGQSGQGPTGDSQGESGSSAAAAAAAAAAMTTPPNPFLMFRPGPPFFPGFPPYGLPGIFPSSPLRAANFPLFFPKPPMDMGHGMPPMSSPNAAAAAAFRHHPFALELERQQGGESPHQEHHQAKAERGSTPEEKKLKSEPLLQVSEEDDDEEDLQSRDMRMEPEESKKQLKSEERLELKRESSPDQQQAEDDRKSIDIISTPPPTDSTTTEKPTSELPLDLSICRKRFPSYRSQSPGSPLMFLPDEDADADADAEPPTKQSRKSHSSGESSTSRQSYKGSSPTPSASPGPTPSPSPPTSAGGEMSSMSEGAVAAAQAAAVAAGAAEAATAAAMACPRPLHPLLLEEIYRSRALAGLSQRTFPFLCPTGGRPNIEAMLTAGAANGNKGCSTPSTRPLPPVNFREALRYATSASGRSPSALKTKDRYTCKFCGKVFPRSANLTRHLRTHTGEQPYSCKYCDRAFSISSNLQRHVRNIHNKERPFRCELCDRCFGQQTNLDRHVKKHEADANGTGGGFGDFRDSPSSAEAERDEYFDEIRTFMNRVYTPNSLGGADGDTEEYAGSDDQLSVSTRQSVNLDKDSSNNNTSNSNNNNNNNSNTKAIAVST, from the exons ATGCACGCCACCTGTCGCATGCAGATCAAGTGCTCCAAGTGCAACCAGAGCTTCAGCACCGTCACCTCGCTCTCGAAGCACAAGAAGTTCTGCGACTCCACGGGCTCGTACCGCAACCAGCAACCTTTGGGGCGCCACCAGCATCCGCTGAAcgccacctccacctccggTCAGTCCGGTCAGGGGCCAACGGGCGACTCTCAGGGCGAATCGGgatcatctgctgctgccgctgcggctgccgctgccgccatgACAACGCCACCAAATCCCTTCCTCATGTTCCGCCCAGGACCGCCGTTCTTCCCAGGATTTCCGCCTTACGGGCTGCCTGGGATCTTCCCCTCGAGTCCGCTGAGGGCTGCCAACTTCCCGCTCTTCTTTCCGAAGCCACCGATGGACATGGGACACGGCATGCCGCCCATGAGCTCGCccaatgccgccgccgccgctgccttcCGCCATCATCCCTTCGCGCTGGAactggagcggcagcagggcGGAGAGTCGCCGCATCAGGAGCATCATCAGGCGAAGGCCGAACGCGGCTCCACACCCGAAGAGAAGAAGCTCAAGTCGGAGCCACTGCTGCAGGTGTCCGAAgaggatgacgacgaggaggacCTGCAGTCCAGAGATATGAGAATGGAGCCAGAAGAATCGAAAAAGCAACTCAAGTCGGAGGAGCGGCTGGAGCTCAAGCGGGAGAGCTCCCccgatcagcagcaggcagaggatGATAGG AAATCCATTGACATCATCAGCACGCCACCGCCCACGGACTCTACGACGACGGAGAAGCCCACCTCGGAGCTGCCGCTCGATCTGTCCATTTGCCGCAAGCGTTTCCCCTCGTACCGCAGTCAGTCGCCTGGCTCGCCGCTCATGTTTCTGCCCGACgaggatgccgatgccgatgccgatgcagAGCCACCGACGAAGCAGAGCCGAAAGAGCCACAGCTCCGGCGAGTCCTCCACCTCGCGGCAGTCCTACAAAGGCAGCAGTCCCACGCCCAGTGCCTCGCCGGGACCCACACCCTCGCCATCACCGCCCACGAGTGCGGGCGGGGAGATGAGCAGCATGTCGGAGggagcggtggcagcggcacaggcggcggcagtggccgCTGGAGCGGCTGAGGCTGCCACAGCGGCGGCCATGGCCTGTCCGCGGCCTCTgcatccgctgctgctggaggagatctACCGATCGCGGGCCCTGGCCGGACTCTCACAGCGCACGTTTCCTTTTTTATGCCCAACGGGCGGACGGCCAAATATTGAGGCGATGCtgacagcaggagcagccaacGGCAACAAGGGCTGCTCGACACCCTCGACCAGGCCGCTTCCGCCCGTGAACTTCCGCGAGGCACTGCGCTACGccaccagtgccagtggccgCTCCCCGAGCGCCCTCAAGACCAAGGACCGCTACACCTGCAAGTTCTGCGGCAAGGTGTTCCCCCGCTCCGCCAACCTCACGCGCCACCTGCGCACCCACACCGGCGAGCAGCCGTACTCCTGCAAGTACTGCGACCGTGCCTTCAGCATCTCCTCGAACCTGCAGCGCCACGTCCGCAACATCCACAACAAGGAGCGGCCCTTCCGCTGCGAGCTGTGCGATCGCTGCTTTGGCCAGCAAACGAATCTCGATCGACACGTGAAGAAGCACGAGGCGGATGCCAATGGCACGGGCGGTGGCTTCGGCGACTTCCGGGATTCCCCCAGTTCCGCGGAAGCCGAGCGGGACGAGTACTTCGATGAGATTCGCACGTTCATGAATCGCGTTTATACGCCGAACAGTTTGGGCGGTGCCGATGGCGACACGGAGGAGTATGCAGGCAGCGATGATCAGTTGTCCGTGTCCACGCGTCAGTCTGTCAATCTGGACAAGgatagcagcaacaacaacaccagcaacagcaacaacaataacaacaacaacagcaacacgaaGGCCATAGCAGTGAGCACTTGA